In the Sandaracinus amylolyticus genome, CGCCGCGCACCCTGCGCGTCGCGACGAAGTTCCCGAACATCGCGGCCGCGCACTACGCGCGTCGTGGGATCCCGGTCGAGATCATCTTCGTGCAGGGCTCCGTCGAGCTCGCGCCGATCACCGGCCTCGCGGACGTCATCGTCGATCTCGTCGAGAGCGGAGAGACGCTGCGGCAGAACGGGCTCGTGACCTTCGAGAGCATCTGCGACGTGTCCTCGGTCGTCGTCGCGAACCGCGCCGCGCTCAAGCTGAAGCGCGATGCGATCGCGCCGATCCTCGCCGCGCTCGAGCCCGCTCGCGCGCAAGCGACGGACGCGCGGACCGCGAGCCCCGGCGCGCGCCGAGCCTCGCGGTCCACGGGCTGATCACTCCTCGCTCTCCGACTCCGATTCGCTCTCCGCGTCCGCCGGCTCGTCGGCCTGGGCGCGGCGCGGCGAACGGACGTCCTGCGTGAGCGTCGTCGGGCCCGTGACCGAGATCATCGGGCGCAGCCGGCGGAAGGTCGCGCGACCGATGCCGCGCACGCGCAAGATGTCCTCCACGCGCCGGAACGCTGTCCGCTCGCGGAACGCGACGATCGCCTGGGCCTTCGAGGGCCCGATGCCCGGCAAGCGCTGGAGCTCCTCGGCGCTCGCGGTCTGGATGTTCACGACCCCCTCGGCGCTCGCCGTCGCGGGCGCTGCCGCAGGCGCGCGCGAGGCGCTGGTCTGTGCGGCCGCGACCGCACGTCGCTGCGCGTCCGCGTGCGGCGTCGCCGCGAGCGTGGTGATCGCGAGCGCGGCGATCGTCGCGCGCACGAGGCCCATTCCGAACATCGAACGATTCTGCTTTTCCATGACTCCGACTCTCTTTCTCGTGTTCTCTTCGACTGACACTCTCGACTGACACGCTCGCGAGCGTGCCAGTCGTGCTCTCGTTCACTCCGCGAGCGCGTCGGCGACCGCGAGGTCGTCGTGCGGCACGTCACCGGTGTCGCGCTCGTTCCACGGGCGCGCTTCGCGGATGTGCATCGTGCCGTTCACCGGCACCGCATCGAGGAACGCGTTGAGGCTCCCGTCGCGGTTGCGGAACGCGGCACCGATACGAACCCAGAACTTCTTCCCGTCGCGCTCTCGCTCCACGATCGTGTAGACGACGAGCGGCGACCTGCTGCTGGCGCTCTCCATTTCGATTCGACCTCCTCTCGCCGCCATCGCGCGGCGTGCCCGTCTCCATCGCAACTCGCGATCCGCTCGGGCGGTGTGAGAAAACAAAGAAAAACGCGAGCCGATCTGGCGGGATCGGCGGCGGAGGGATGGCGGCCGTCAGCCACCCTCGTCTCTTGAGACTGCGAGCGCACCGTGGCACCATCGCGCGCGCCGAGCGCCGGGGGGACCGCGCGGCGATTGCCCCGCACGCTCTCCGGAGGATCATGAAGGTCAGCCTCAGCACCGACGCGCCCACCAAGATCAAGGCGGATCTGCTCGCCATCGGCGTGCGCGCCGGTCAACTCGGCAAGGACACCGTCTTCAAGCAGCTCGACAAGGCGACGGACGGTGCGCTCTCGGCGGCGGCGAAGCGCGAGGACTTCACGGGCAAGAACGGCGAGTCGCTCCGCGTGACGGTGAGCGGGCTCGGCGCGCCGGTGGTGCTGGTGCTCGGCCTCGGTGACGGAGAGCGCAAGGAGCGCGACGTCCGTTCGCTCGCAGTGAAGGCCTCGCAGGCCGCGAGCCGCTATCACCACGTCGCGCTGGTGATGCCCGACGACGTGCCCGACGAGGACCGCGCGGTGCGCGTCGCGACCGAGGGCCTCATCACCGGCAGCTACAAGTACACGCGCTATCTCACAGGCGATCGTCTGCCCAAGCGCCGCACCGAGACCGCGAAGATCGTCGTCGCGAAGAGCGCGGCCAGCGCCAAGGACGCCCTGCGTCGCGGCACCGCGCTCGGCGAGACGATCAACTTCGTGCGCGACCTCGTGAACGCGCCGCCGAACGATCTCACGCCCACCGCGCTCGCCGAGGCCGCGCGCACCCAGTCCGAGGCCCACGGCCTGAGCTGCAAGGTCTGGGACAAGAAGGGCATCGAGAAGCTCGGCATGAACCTCTTCCTCGCGGTCAACCGCGGGAGCGCCGAAGAGCCGCGCCTCGTCCACATGGCGTGGAAGCCCGCGGGCGCGAAGAAGGGCGCGAAGAAGATCGTCTTCGTCGGCAAGGGCCTGACGTTCGACTCGGGCGGTCTCTGCATCAAGCCGCCGAAGTCGATGGTCGACATGAAGTGCGACATGGCGGGCGCGGCCGTGACGATCGGCGTGCTCGTCGCGTGCGCGCGGCTCGGCCTGCCGGTCGAGGTGCACGGCTTCATCGGCGCGACGGAGAACATGACGGGTCCTGCCGCGTACCGGCCGGGCGACGTGTTCTCGAGCCTCGACGGCAAGACCGTCGAGATCATCAACACCGACGCCGAGGGACGCCTCGTGCTCGCCGACGTGCTCACCTACGCGGCGCGCGAGATCGAGCCCGACTACCTGATCGATCACGCGACGCTCACCGGCGCGTGCATGGTCGCGCTCGGTCCGTGGCGCGCGGGTCTCTTCGCGAACGACGACGAGCTCGCGAACCGCTACCAGAAGGCCGCGGACGCGGAGGGCGAGACGTTCTGGCGGATGCCGCTCGACGAGGAGCTTCGCGAGCTGCTCAAGAGCGACATCGCGGACATGAAGCACGTCGGCGAGCAGTACGGCGGCTCGATCACCGCGGCGCTCTTCCTGCGCGAGTTCATCGGGCAGTCGAAGTGGATGCACCTCGACATCGCGGGTCCGGCGTTCCTCGATCGCCCGCACGGTGCGGCGCCCAAGGGCGGGACCGGCTTCGGCGTGACGACGGCGGTGCGCTTCCTCGAGGCGCTCGGCGAGAGTGCGTGAAGCTCGTCGCCTCGCGATCGCGATCGCGCTCGTCGGAGGCGCGATCGCGGTCGCGCGTCCGGCGCGAG is a window encoding:
- the hisG gene encoding ATP phosphoribosyltransferase — protein: MTIAVPKGRILKPLADLLEKVGVRRETLLADDRTLMREDREAGVSFLLLKPDDVPTYVEYGAADLGVVGRDVLLEREYDLYAPVDLGIGRCRMMVAGLPDRPPPPRTLRVATKFPNIAAAHYARRGIPVEIIFVQGSVELAPITGLADVIVDLVESGETLRQNGLVTFESICDVSSVVVANRAALKLKRDAIAPILAALEPARAQATDARTASPGARRASRSTG
- a CDS encoding ComEA family DNA-binding protein, encoding MEKQNRSMFGMGLVRATIAALAITTLAATPHADAQRRAVAAAQTSASRAPAAAPATASAEGVVNIQTASAEELQRLPGIGPSKAQAIVAFRERTAFRRVEDILRVRGIGRATFRRLRPMISVTGPTTLTQDVRSPRRAQADEPADAESESESESEE
- a CDS encoding leucyl aminopeptidase, which translates into the protein MKVSLSTDAPTKIKADLLAIGVRAGQLGKDTVFKQLDKATDGALSAAAKREDFTGKNGESLRVTVSGLGAPVVLVLGLGDGERKERDVRSLAVKASQAASRYHHVALVMPDDVPDEDRAVRVATEGLITGSYKYTRYLTGDRLPKRRTETAKIVVAKSAASAKDALRRGTALGETINFVRDLVNAPPNDLTPTALAEAARTQSEAHGLSCKVWDKKGIEKLGMNLFLAVNRGSAEEPRLVHMAWKPAGAKKGAKKIVFVGKGLTFDSGGLCIKPPKSMVDMKCDMAGAAVTIGVLVACARLGLPVEVHGFIGATENMTGPAAYRPGDVFSSLDGKTVEIINTDAEGRLVLADVLTYAAREIEPDYLIDHATLTGACMVALGPWRAGLFANDDELANRYQKAADAEGETFWRMPLDEELRELLKSDIADMKHVGEQYGGSITAALFLREFIGQSKWMHLDIAGPAFLDRPHGAAPKGGTGFGVTTAVRFLEALGESA